A single Lolium perenne isolate Kyuss_39 chromosome 6, Kyuss_2.0, whole genome shotgun sequence DNA region contains:
- the LOC127309901 gene encoding uncharacterized protein: MIPSTKLANVEDDVAADAVSKVLGDDDLLAEILLRVGFPTTLVRAAAACKRWLHHASDKAFLRRFRKLNPPRSPPRDTVYRVRGAHLFQKIALILSREEKDGGLSYFYVMLENPMVLDITSTTNFTARVFILKDGVWCMLASATTRIDHSRGVLIPVVLVDNKIYMVPTFTEITVLDLATSSFSTIQLPLPRVPSDFMISHADDASSVYLVRMKEDQLCIWLHKGGNWSVVDTFSLNEMCANLMMSDWVEDTVRSERRITHLGDNAEFVLLQRRRAVLYLDTRRRTLRRLYEVPEEDEPRGGVVKAKPFMMIWPPTFPALKSDPARFAFWPSDN; this comes from the exons ATGATTCCGTCGACAAAACTCGCGAACGTGGAAGACGACGTGGCGGCGGACGCCGTGTCCAAGGTGCTcggcgacgacgacctcctcGCCGAGATCCTCCTCCGCGTCGGGTTCCCCACCACACtcgtccgcgccgccgccgcctgcaagCGATGGCTCCACCACGCCTCCGACAAGGCCTTCCTCCGCCGCTTCCGTAAGCTCAACCCACCTCGATCGCCTCCTCG GGACACTGTTTATAGGGTGCGCGGTGCGCACCTGTTCCAAAAAATCGCTCTCATACTCTCCAGAGAAGAAAAGGACGGCGGTTTATCTTACTTTTATGTGATGCTGGAGAACCCCATGGTGTTGGATATAACATCTACAACAAATTTTACGGCACGTGTGTTCATCTTGAAAGATGGAGTCTGGTGCATGCTTGCCTCGGCCACTACACGGATCGACCATTCGCGGGGAGTACTGATACCAGTTGTGCTGGTCGACAATAAAATCTACATGGTGCCCACCTTCACAGAAATTACCGTCCTGGATTTGGCGACCTCAAGTTTTTCCACAATTCAGCTCCCATTGCCACGAGTACCGAGCGACTTCATGATATCACACGCTGATGATGCTTCCAGCGTGTATCTCGTCAGGATGAAAGAAGATCAACTTTGCATATGGCTCCACAAGGGGGGCAACTGGTCAGTCGTTGATACCTTTTCTCTGAATGAGATGTGTGCAAATCTAATGATGTCAGACTGGGTTGAGGATACCGTACGTTCCGAACGTCGGATAACCCACTTGGGGGATAACGCTGAGTTTGTGCTCTTGCAAAGGCGCCGGGCTGTGCTCTATCTTGATACGAGGCGTAGGACACTGCGTAGATTGTATGAGGTGCCAGAAGAAGATGAACCACGCGGTGGCGTTGTTAAAGCAAAACCTTTTATGATGATCTGGCCTCCCACATTCCCTGCGCTAAAGTCTGATCCTGCCAGGTTTGCCTTTTGGCCTTCAGataattga